The Thiorhodovibrio frisius genome segment AGCCGCGCGGTGTTGAAGGAGTTGGGTCTGAGCGGGGTGCTGGTGCTGCGCGTCGAGTCTGGCTCTCCGGCAGACCGCGCCGGGCTGCGCGCCACCCGCCTGACGGCGGGTGGAGGGGTTGTTCCCGGCGACATCATCCAGTCTGTGAATGGGCGAAAACTCGCCAACATGGCCGACTTGATCGAGATTCTGGAGGATTTTCAGATTGGCGATCAGGTCAGTCTCGGCCTCTGGCGCGGTGGCCAGACACTGGAACTGCCAGTCAGTCTGGGCGGAGAGTTGCCACGTTTGGACTAATGGCGCAGGCTCAATTAAGTCCGCACATGCCGCTTGGGCAGCAGCCGCCGGTGCCGCAGGCGGGTGCGGGTGCCATCCCGCTGCCCAGGCTGTTGCTGGAAATCAGGTTGCCGCCATTGGCCATGCGATAGACGGGCGTATTCTCCGGCGTGTCGCCACAGGGAATCTGGGCTTGAGCACAAAGCTCACCCCAGGTAGCCAGTGACTCGCTCATGCGGTGGCTAACCTCCACGACCTGGCCATTGGCATCGCAGCGATAGTCGTAAGTGGGCATGGTTGTACCTCGTTCGCGTAGAAAAGATTGAATATCAGGGTTTTCTAATGTACCCAATTATAGCGAAAAACCGCTCTGGGCAAAGACCTTGTCCGCCGACTCGGGAAGACCCTGGCAGTGGCACCCTATCGATTTCGTCCGTGCTCAGGCTGTTTGACCCGGACAGCCAGGCAGATGCTCGGCAAGCCAGTCGCGGACCTGGGGCGAAGAACGCGAACCGCTGAAGCGACCCTGCTCCTCGCCAGCGCAGAACAGTATCACCGTCGGAAAGCCACGCACGCGAAAGCGCCCGGCAAGTTTCATGTTCTCGCCCTCATCCACTTCGACTTGGGCGAGGCGCAGGCGCCCGTCGTACTCATCAATCAAACGGAACAGATGGGGTGCGAGTGCGTGACAGGGACTGCACCAGTCGGCCCAGAAATCCACCAACACCGGGATGCGATGCGAAGCGTCCAGCACGGAGGAATCGAAGCCCTCAAGTCCGGTGCTAAACGCGTGGGAGCTGTCATAAAGCGGCGAAGACATAGTAAAGTGAATCCTTAAAATATTCCTGTAATAGATTAATACAAAATGCTAATTACCGCATTTATTGAGCGCTTGCGTCAGGTCAATCTGCCGCCAAGCGGATACGCTCGTGGGCGTTCGTGCTATGATTGCGAGTTTAGCGAACTTGCCGACTTCCCG includes the following:
- a CDS encoding FmdB family zinc ribbon protein; protein product: MPTYDYRCDANGQVVEVSHRMSESLATWGELCAQAQIPCGDTPENTPVYRMANGGNLISSNSLGSGMAPAPACGTGGCCPSGMCGLN
- a CDS encoding thioredoxin family protein produces the protein MSSPLYDSSHAFSTGLEGFDSSVLDASHRIPVLVDFWADWCSPCHALAPHLFRLIDEYDGRLRLAQVEVDEGENMKLAGRFRVRGFPTVILFCAGEEQGRFSGSRSSPQVRDWLAEHLPGCPGQTA